From the genome of Brachionichthys hirsutus isolate HB-005 unplaced genomic scaffold, CSIRO-AGI_Bhir_v1 contig_1220, whole genome shotgun sequence:
GTGTCTCCAATCAAATGATTTCGATGCGATTAAAATGGTAGAAGCCGGAGTGAGTTTAGCCAATAAGAACACGTGTCGCCACGGAGCGTTGGGTCCGCCCACCTCCTGCGTTCGATAGTCAACCGCCCGTGATggaggagcggcggcggctggcGGGAGCCGAGGATGGAGTCTATGGCGCTGGATTCTGTACCTGAGGCTACGTGGGACTGCTAACATACAGCCTGGTACCGAGGCAGCGCCCGGCGGtcgcacgccgccgccgccgccgccgccccgccGAGCAGACGAAACATCAATAATGCATGGTTGACTTTAATTCTGTGTAATTCCACGATTGTAAGCGGGCAAGGTTCCATCAAACGCTCATCACTGTCCTCTCTGCTCAATGCCGTGTTGAATATTTCATGGGGTCGACCTCAGGGTCAGGTCAGCGCGTGATTGGACGAGGCTCCGGGCGAGCCGCTAGCGCTGTTAGCATCCAGTTTGTGATGAattctgttgtttttctcttttctttttctcttttctttttcttcgtTTCCCTTCTCGTGTTAAAACGCCAGCCAGGTCAGTATGGTGGGCAGCGCGGCGAGGGCCAGGGcgcggccccggccccggccccggccgtTGGAGGGTCCGGGCGCTCCGTTGCCGGCGCCACAGAGTTCAAACAGGCTCCCGTGGAACGCCAGGCTGCGGGACTCCTGCTTCAGCTTCTCCCAGAGGTCCGTGGCCCCCTCCTGGCAGTCGGCGAGCGCCGTGGCGGCGCACGAGTGGAATCTGTCCCAGTAGCTGCAGGAGAGAgcacagctagcgttagcaccACGTGCTCCTCACCGGAGTGGGAGGCGGCCTCTGAACTGACAGTGGGACGCTGGGAGGTCGTACGATGTATGAAACTTTATTTCCgtcttttcctttcatcctctttttctctatttattttacattatatttctttgttttgtgtgcccccccccctcctcctggtTGTCATAGCGACGCCTGGCTTCTGACACAGCGGCTCTAATCTAATCTGCTCTTATTGATGACGACCTCCTGAACCGGGAAGTGTCgacgctccggggggggggggggggggtgttaaagcGCCCCTCCTGCCACGCCTCGACACCGCTGTGATGGAGCTGTCACTGAattacctttgtgtgtgtgtgtgcgtgtgtgtgtgcgtgtgtgtgtgtgcgtgtgtgtgtgtgtgcgtgcgtgtgtgtgtgcgtgtgtgtgtgtgcgtgtgtgtgtgtgtgtgtgtgtgtgtgtgtgtgcgtgtgtgtgtgtgcgcccgcGCTCATGGAGGGGTGGGGGCGTCTCACTGCAGCGTACCATCTGGTGCCAccgagtttggggggggggggttcagaacgacttcctgtttgtactcTCTACTACGCCGGAGCGTCCAATCAGCATCTGTGTTCAGCTCAGGTGTGACCCCGCCCCTCCagaagcagctcctcctccagaagcagctcctcccccctctaTACATTCATGTTCGGGTTCTAACTTGttcccgtgtcccgtgtcccctGTCCCGTGTCCCTTGTCCCCTGACCCCTGTCCCGTGACCCTTGTCCCGTGacccctgtccctgtcccttgTCCCCTGTCCCGTGACCCCTGTCTCGTttcccctgtcccctgtcccatGACCCCTGTCCCGTGTCCCCTGTCCCGTGTCCCTTGTCCCCGGGACGCACCTGCAGATGGTGTGCAGGTTGTCCCGCTCGTCCAGGTCGGGGGGGTAGCTCGCCATGTTGTCCCCCAGCTGGAGCAGACAGTTGGAGAAGCCTTTGAACACGGAGTCGCACTGACCGGCGCTGACCAGCAgggaccctgggggggggggggggttagggttaggtctcACCTACACGTTTGATCAGCTGTAATCACACCGGGTGGACgcctccacacgcacacacacgcgcgcgcgcgctgcgCTGATTGGTGTGTGCGTGGTTCGTTAAGGACTTGATGGATGATTCGGTTAACGCGCCGCCGTCTCTGGCTCCGCCCCGTCACGCCGGACTAACACGCGTGACGTGTCGTTCGAGTCGTCACCGGAACACGGTAAACCGTCCGTGACGCGTTTACATCCGGCTGGGGCTTTGCTCTGTTTCTATTGGTCGGTTTATGagacgcggcgcggcgcggcgcgtgAAGGAGGGTGCGTTTCTGGCGTCCCGGAGCTAACGGACATCAAGTAAGTcatgaaatgttgttgttgttatggcAACGATTCTAAAGAATTCCCTGTTGTGgataataattcattcattcatgcggGTCTCAGGTGTTGCTGTAGCCCCGCCCAGCTTGCCGTGAgaggcggggccacacagaacccgggcagacatggggagaacacaaactccacacaattaggattcaaacccagaacctctTCTTGCATAAGAGCTTGAAATatgcagatatttatttatcaattaTCGATTTTATGACTTTCTAAAATTCTCGTTTtaatatttctctctctcctggtgtctctctatctctgtggCATGACGTCATCTCTAACACActgcttcctcgctgcagcagcaaaacgagccaatcagcagcggaGAAGGTCACCTGAGACCGTGAAtgaggtgacccccccccacacacacacacacacacacctaatttcattgattttaatgGGAACACAAACATCATCCTTGAATATTTACAGcgttaataatttattaaatcaaGACAGAAAAATATTTAGTCTTTTTATATTTGTACGTTTCATTGACGTCACGTTTAAAATTCGTTTTTATTGTATTCTCtcattttttaatttcctttattttattttctgaaaccaGGACAGTTCAACACGCGCACGTCGACGGGGACGCGCAGcattttcagcacacacacacacacacacacggctgccTGCAGTGCATCGATGCCAAAAGCAGCGTGTTGTAGCTCAGACACACCCACCTCCCACACGCACGAGGATTTCTTTACGCGCTAAAAATCCacaaaaatacaacaattaacaaacaaataattttaTACCCATTTAAAAAGATTCACTGCAAATAATTCGTTTATTAAAATCTTCCCTCGAAACGaatttcaattatttatttattttttatttgttttatttttgctgctgattttaaaataatttctcatcaaacgatttaaataaagaagaaagaaaagagtaaACTCTGCACCTCCTCCCGGCCGGAGCACCGGAGCACCGGAGCATCAAACCTCCAGAAGCAGGAGCATCTGAATAATTCACGTTGTCTCttcacacacgcgcgcacgtacacaaacatacaaacactcGTGTACGTGCGCGCGCGCACTCCCCCACAGCGTCGTTATGCAACCGTACACGCATGCAGCAAACTCATCGTGGCGCCCTCCGGACATTAGACCGCCGGTTTCTCCGGTTGAGACAATTCTCACGTGATTTTTTgacatattaaatattaataggAATTTAGCTTCCGTCACGCACGGGGCTTGACGTGATTCGTGCGTGTTCACAGTGAGAtgttggaataaaataaatgcttgaaTGCAGGTGCGGTTCTAACCCGGGACGGTCCGGACCGGCGGGGAAACGGTTCCCGTTTTACCGGCAGCGAACTGACCTTCAAACGGATTTCATTGAATGTGTAGAACAGACACCGCAACAAGGCGCCGCCGCTCAGCGGCCGGTCGGCCGGTCGGTCGgccggtcggtcggtcggtcggtcttTATTGTTCGATTTGATTCGTTTATTATTCGATGTTTGTCCCCTCATTAAAATGTGGAGTTATTTCTGAAGGTGAAAAAAATCAGTTCGGGACAACGGGGGGGGAGAGAgtagagggaggaggggggcatTCCCCTTGTTAGCGCGCACGTTCGCGCGCGCTCAAGTGTAGCCCCGTTAAATTAAACGCGAAAAGatcaaatgatcaaaataaattcGTAAAACAAAATTTATTTCACCTCGAATATTTAcaagaaaaataacaaacaatTCTGTTCCGATTTGAAAGAAgtattttctaaaataaactCGTTTTTTAATATTGaataatcagaaaaaaaaatatttttaacgttttaaaattacattattcGAAAATGTCGATTTTTGTTCCGAACAGACGAGAAGAAAGTCCCGGTCTGGTCCCGGTCCGGTCCCGGTCCGGTCCCGGTCCGGTCCCGGTCCggtcccggtccggtccggACTCACCGATGTGGAGCGCCAGGAAGAGGACGAGGCACCTGGACCAGCTGACTCCCATCATCCGCTCCTCCTCACCAGGAGACACCAGATTCAGCAAGTTGGAGCGCAGCGGAGCAGGAGGTGCAAGCAGCTACATccgatgctcctcctcctcctcctccttcctcgtcTGCGCTCTTCTTCTGCGCCTCCTGCTCGTGACTGTTCTGCTCTGCGCCTCCTGCCAG
Proteins encoded in this window:
- the LOC137917283 gene encoding neuritin-like, which translates into the protein MMGVSWSRCLVLFLALHIGSLLVSAGQCDSVFKGFSNCLLQLGDNMASYPPDLDERDNLHTICSYWDRFHSCAATALADCQEGATDLWEKLKQESRSLAFHGSLFELCGAGNGAPGPSNGRGRGRGRALALAALPTILTWLAF